Genomic window (Streptomyces cadmiisoli):
TTTGCCCAGCATCTCGAACGCGGAGGTCGTCGGCCTCGGCGTTCGGCGCGAGGTCCGAGGTGCCGTGCAGGAGCAGCAGGCCCGCCTCGACGCCGTCATCGCCGGCCTCTCACAACCCGGGAACTCCGGCGTCGTCGAAGGTCACGTCGACCGGATCAAGATGCTCAAGCGTCAGATGTCCGGTCGCGCGGGCTTCGAACTCCTTAGCAAGTGCGTCCTGCTCTGCGCATAGATCC
Coding sequences:
- a CDS encoding transposase; the protein is MPSISNAEVVGLGVRREVRGAVQEQQARLDAVIAGLSQPGNSGVVEGHVDRIKMLKRQMSGRAGFELLSKCVLLCA